In the genome of Streptomyces fagopyri, the window AGCTTCTCCTTGGACTCCCAGTACTGGACGACGTAGTACGTGCGCGGCGACGCCGTCAGCAGGACGCGGCCGAGCAGGCCCCGGCGGGGCTCCTTCTCCAGCTCCCGCACCATGCGCAGCATGGCGAAGAACACCGGTACCCACTGGTGCACCGCCCAGAAGTGGTTGACGCGCATACCGATCAACAGGACGACCACGTCCCCCTCGGCGGCTGCGGTGGTACGGCCTGCGGTCACACGGGTGCCGGACATCTCGTCCCCTCCGTTGGTGAGCGGCGCTATCCGATGGCGCCATGCTTGGATAGTGGCGCCACCCAACGAAGGGCGCAAGAGATGCGGCTGGCGGAGTTGAGCGAGCGGAGCGGGGTGTCCACCGCGACGATCAAGTACTACCTGCGGGAAGGGCTGTTGGCTCCCGGGCGCCAGGTCAACGCGACCACGGCGGACTACGACGAGAGCCAGTTGCGCCGGCTGCGGCTGGTGCGGGCGCTGATCCAGGTGGGCCGGGTGCCGGTGGCCACGGCCAGGGAGGTCCTCGGGCACGTCGACGACGAGTCCCTGGGCCGGACGATCCGGCTGGGGGCGGCCCTGTGGGCGCTGCCGCAGGAGCCCGAGCCGGACGATCAGGACCCGGCCGTGCGGTCCGCGCGCCGCGAGGTGGACCAGTTGCTGGCGGACCTGGGCTGGGAGACCGCGCGGGAACTCGCCCCGCTCTCCCCCGTGCACCGTTCGCTGGTGGCGGCGGTGGCGACGCTGATCCGGCTCGGCTATTCCTGGGATGCGGAACTCCTCACACCGTACGCGGAGTTGATGCACCAGGTGGCCGTGCGGGATCTGGACCACCTGGAGACGCACACGTCCGACGCGGAGCGGGTGGAGACCGCGGTCGCCTCGGCGGTGCTCTTCGAGCCGGTGCTTCGCGCGCTGCACCGGCTGGCGCAGGAACAGGAGTCCGCTCGGCGGTACGGCATCGAGTGAGCCGCCGTACGGGCGAGGCGTCTCGGACCGTACGACGGGAGGAGGCGGGCCGCGCGGCGAAAGGGCCGGGGCGTCCGGGAAACGCCTACAGGCCCCCACCGAAGTGGAGGCCCGTAGGACTCTGTACCCCCGACCGGATTCGAACCGGCGCTACTGCCGTGAGAGGGCAGCGTGCTAGGCCGCTACACAACGGGGGCAAGGATCATGCGCTTCCGCAGAATCCGAGCTGGGCTACCAGGACTCGAACCTAGAATGACGGTACCAGAAACCGTAGTGTTGCCAATTACACCATAGCCCATAGCGGTTCAGACCATCAGATGGCCTGGACCAGTACCCCCGACCGGATTCGAACCGGCGCTACTGCCGTGAGAGGGCAGCGTGCTAGGCCGCTACACAACGGGGGCCCTAGCGATCCTGCATGAGAGGCAGCGGGTGCGACCCGGACTGCCTCCCTGAGAAGGATCTGTACCCCCGACCGGATTCGAACCGGCGCTACTGCCGTGAGAGGGCAGCGTGCTAGGCCGCTACACAACGGGGGCTTTGCGGAGCTGGTCTCCGCGGGTGCAGATGAGCTCTGCGAGCTGGCCTACCAGGACTCGAACCTAGACTAACGGAACCAGAAACCGTCGTGCTGCCAATTACACCATAGGCCACTGAAACTCAATCCCAGTAGGGATCTTGTTTTAGCTTGCGCCTCCGAGCTCCGGCCTTTCGGCCCGCTCTCGGCGGCGCAGGAAGAACATTACCTGAAGGTGGACGGCGCTCCAAAACGGGTATCGGCGCGGAGGACTGCGGGGAGTTCGGCCAGCGAGACGATCCGGTGCGGGCCCGTCGGTGGGCCGCCGACCGCGGTGTGAGTGCCGTCACGGTCGATCCAGACGGAGAGCAGACCCGCGTCGGCTGCGCCGCGTCCGTCGATCTCCGGGTGGTCGCCGACGTAGGCGACCTGACCGGGCGGCAGGCCGAGGGCCCGGCAGGCGGCGTGGAATGCCTCGGCCGCGGGCTTGGAGACGCCGAGCTCCGCCGCGCACAGGAGCGCCTCGAACCGGTCGCGCACGCCCAGGACGCGGAGCTTGCGCTCCTGGTTGTGGACGCTGGAGTTGGACAGGACCGCGTGCCGGTGGCTCTCGGCGAGGGCGTCGAGGGCCGGCAGTACGTCGGGGAAGAGCGCCCATCCCGCCTCGTAGTGCGCCAGATACCGCTGGAACCAGGCGTCCGCGCGGGCGTCGCCGAGCGGCTCGCCCAGGAACTCCCGCACCCGGTCCCGGCGCTGCCCCTCCCAGTCCGACTCCCCCGCCGCGAACCTCGCCCACTGCCGGTCGGTGATCTCCCGCCAGCGGGCGAGGGCCTGCTCGACGGACGCGTACCCGTCGAGCAGGCCCTCGGCCACGAGATGCGCGCGCATCCCGGCCCGGTCCGCTGTCGTGTAGTCGAAGAGCGTGTCGTCGACGTCCCACACCACGGCCCGCACAGTCATGGTCCGACGGTAACCCCGGGCGGGCCGGGGCGTCCGTCAGTCGACGGTGGTCGTACCGGTCAGGAGGAGGCCGGGTCCTTCGTCGTCACGCGGCGCGGCGGTCAGCTTCCAGGTGTACGTGCCCCGGGGCGCCCTGCCCCCCGCCGTGGTCGCGCCGTCCCACGAGGCGCGCACCGCGGCGGCGGTGGAGGTGCCGGTGAGGGTGCGGACGACCGTGCCGGTGGCGCTGATCAGCTGGAGGGTCCAGGCCGAGGGCTTGCTCAGCTGCCAGACGGGCTGCCACGGTTCGGCGGTCGTCGGGCCGGGCGCGGCGTCGGTCTGGGCCTCCATCTGCGCGAGCGGCGAGGTGGGCACGCCCGCGGTGACGAGCGCCACCTGGCCGCGGTCGGTCAGGTGGGCGACGTTGCCGCCGAAGCGGTCGACGGTCCAGCGGCCGGTGTTGCCGCCCGTGTCCCGGTCGGTCGCCGGCAGCACGGCCAGCGTGCGGGTGGTCGCCGATCCCGCGTGGAAGTCCGTGAGCAGCAGTTCGTGCGTGGTGCGGTTCTCGCGGACCAGGTAGCCGTCGGCGAGCCGGGCCTGGCCGGCCGGCACGGTGATGGCGCGGCCGGTCGCGCGGTCGTAGACGCCCGCGGGACCGGACGCGCCGCAGCTCCAGTACAGCCAGGCGTCGACGGCCTGGATCTCGCTGGGCGTGCACGGGGCGCCGGTGGCCACGGTGGCAGGGTTCTTCCTCGACTTCAGGTCGTACGCCACGACGCTGCCGAGGGAGCTGCCCGGCGTCCACAGGCGCTGGCCCCAGACGGCGGCGGCGGTGCGGGTGCGGTCGAGCGCGGTCTCGCCGCCGGCGCCGCGCGGGAAGTCGGCGACCTTCTGCGCGCCCGGCGTTCCGCCGTTGTAGAGGACGTAGCGGCCGGTGCCCGTGCCGATGCGTCCGCCGGAGGAGCCGGTGGCCACGGTCGCGTACGTGTTGGGTGTGCGTCCGGTGACGTGGACGGACTCCTTGCCGTCCGCGCCCGTGGACAGGTAGGCGAAGCCGCCGTCGCCGAGTGCCTCGAACTGGGGGCAGGCCACGTCGCCGGCCAGGCACGGCGAGGGGTTCAGCAGTGAGGCGCGGTGGGTCTGGGGCCCGGCCGGGCGGCCGGCGGCGTCGAGCTGGACGCCGTGGACGGCGTCGTAGCCGCCCTGGTCGGTGGTGTTGCCGTACATCAGGAGCTCTCCGCCGGCGAGCATGATGCCCTCGATCGTCGCCCGGTTCGCCTCGACGTCGAGCACCGGCGCGGCGGTGGCGCCGGTCCCGGTGGGCGTGACCCGGTAGACGTGCCAGTCGGCGCTGGACGGGCCCGCCGTGGCGAGCAGACCGCCGTCGAGGGTGGGGGTGTAGCTGCCGCTGGAGCGGTCGATGACCGTGGTCCGCACGCCGTCGGCCAGGGAGATGCCCACCAGCCGGTAGGTGTCGGGGCTGAAGACCACGGACGGGTCGGCGAGCATCAGCTGGTCGCCGACGACGCCCTGGATCTTGTAGTCGCCGTAGGTGGGGGCGGGTACGGGGTCGGTGCCAGGTGCCGCGTCGATCCGGGCCACCCTGTTCCCGGCGACGAGCCAGCGGTCGTTGAACCTGACCGGTCCCGTGGAGGTCACGCCGGTGACGTAGGAGCGGAAGGTGCCGTCGGCGAGGTCGATCAGGCCGAGCGAGTCGACGCCGTCGAGGGTGTAGCCGACGGCGAGCCTGCGCACCGAGCCGCCCGTGCGGAACACGCCGTCCGGCGCCGCCCCGGACGGCAGGCCGGTGACCGGGAGGTCGGTGGTGGTGCCGTCGCCTGCCGCGCGCAGGACGTGCAGGGCGCCGTCCGCGTCCTGGGTGAGCGCGCTCCAGCCGACGGCGGCCTTGTAGGTCTGCCCCTGGGGCACGGTGAGGGTGACACTCACCCCGGTGGACTGGTGCTTCTGGGTGACGGTGCCGACTCCCCCGGTGGTGATCACGTCGGTGCCGGTGGCCAGGTCGTCCGGGCCGGCGTGCGCGGGCGGCGTGTAGCCCGGGTGGTCCGCCCAGTGAGCCGTCGACGATCCGGTGTCGGGCAGCGTGTAACGGAAACCGGAGGCTCCGGCCCAGCCGAAGAGCACCTCGGGGGGCGTGGCCCGGTTCAGCTGGACCGTGGCGACCGGGGTGTCGGCGGCCGGCGCGGCCTGGGCGGGCACGGTCCGCACCGCGCAGGTCAGAGCCACGGCTCCGCTGAGGGCCAGCCCGACAAGTCTTCGTGAACGGGTCACGTCCGCCTCCCCTGGAACATGGTGAGCAGGCGCGTCACGCGCCTGCTCGGACATCCAAAGGGGTTTCTGGGGGCGGGAGTTGACAGGAAGGGTGAACTCCCGGCGACCACTGGGTGTACAGCGGCGGGGCGGCGTCCGAACCGGACGCCGCCCCGCTGTCAGTGTGCCGTGTGGTCCGCCGGGACGGACCGTTACTTCGCCGCGAGCCTCGTCAGCGCCGCGTCGACCCGCGCCAGCGCCGTCTCCTTGCCCAGGATCTGCAGGGACTCGAAGAGCGGCAGGCCGACCGTGCGGCCGGTGACGGCGACGCGGACCGGGGCCTGGGCCTTGCCGAGCTTGAGGCCGTGCTCCTCACCGGCGGCCAGGACGGCCTCCTTGAGTGCCTCCGGGGAGGACCAGTCGGCCGTGTCCAGCTTCTCGCGGGCCGTCCGCAGGAGCGCGTCCGAGCCCTCCTTCATCGCCTTCGTCCAGGAGGCCTCGTCGTGGGCCGGCTCCGGCAGGAACAGGAAGTCGACGTTGTCCGTGATCTCGGAGAGGACCTTGAGCCGGGACTGCGCGTACGGGGCGATCGTCTGCCACTTCGCCTCGTCGAAGTCCTCCGGCGCCCAGGGGGCGAAGGGTGCCTTCAGCCAGGGGGCGCAGCGCTCCGTGAAGTCCTTCACGTCGAGCAGCCGGATGTGGTCGCCGTTGATCGACTCGGCCTTCTTCAGGTCGAAGCGGGCCGGGTTCGGGTTCACGTCCGTGACCTCGAAGGCGGCGACCATCTCGTCGATGCCGAAGATGTCGCGGTCCGCCGAGAGCGACCAGCCCAGCAGGGAGAGGTAGTTGAGCAGTCCCTCGGGAAGGAAACCGCGCTCCCTGTAGAGGTTGAGCGAGGACTCCGGGTCGCGCTTGGAGAGCTTCTTGTTGCCCTCGCCCATGACGTACGGGAGGTGGCCGAAGGCCGGGATCTCCTTGGCGATGCCCAGCTCGGTCAGCGCCTTGTAGAGGGCGATCTGCCGAGGGGTGGAGGAGAGCAGGTCCTCGCCGCGCAGGACGTGGGTGATCTCCATCAGGGCGTCGTCGACCGGGTTGACCAGCGTGTACAGGGGCGCGCCGTTGGCTCGTACGATCCCGTAGTCCGGCACGTTCTCCGGGAGGTACGTGATCTCGCCGCGGACCAGGTCCGTGAAGGTGATCGTGTCGTCGGGCATCCGGAAGCGGACGATCGACGTGCGGCCCTCGGCCTCGTACGCGGCCTTCTGCTCGGCGGAGAGGTCGCGGCAGTGACCGTCGTAGCCGGAGGGCTTGCCGGCGGCGCGGGCGGCGTCGCGGCGGGCGTCCAGCTCTTCGGTGGTGCAGTAGCAGTGGTACGCGTGGCCGGCGTCCAGCAGCTTCTGGGCGACGTCCTTGTAGAGGTCCATCCGCTGCGACTGGCGGTAGGGCGCGTGCGGGCCGCCGATCTCGGGGCCCTCGTCCCAGTCGAAGCCCAGCCAGCGCATCGCGTCGAGCAACTGGCCGTACGACTCCTCGGAGTCGCGGGCCGCGTCCGTGTCCTCGATACGGAAGACGAGGGTGCCTTCGTTGTGCCGGGCGAACGCCCAGTTGAACAGCGCCGTACGGACCAGGCCCACGTGGGGGTTGCCGGTCGGGGAGGGACAGAAACGTACACGGACGTTCGGGTTAGCCACGCTTGATCACCTTGTTGGTGAGAGTGCCGATGCCTTCGATGGTGACGGCGACCTCGTCGCCGACGTTCAGGGGGCCGACCCCAGCGGGGGTGCCGGTGAGGATCACGTCGCCGGGGAGCAGCGTCATGGCCTCGGTGATGTTGACGATCAGGTCCTCGACGCTGTGGGTCATCTCGCTGGTGCGGCCGAGCTGGCGCTGCTGCCCGTTGACCGTGCACTGGATGGTGATGCCCTCGGAGATCGCGGAGAGGTCCAGGTCCGTCTCCACCCAGGGGCCGAGCGGGCAGGAGCTGTCGAAGCCCTTGGCCCGCGCCCACTGCTTCTCGCGCTTCTGGACGTCGCGCGCGGTGACGTCGTTGGCGCAGGTGTAGCCGAGGATGACGTCCTTCACGCGCTCACGGGGCACCTCGCGGCACATCCGGCCGATCACCACGGCGAGCTCGGCCTCGTGGTGCACCTCGTTCGAGAAGGAGGGGTACCGGATGTCGTCGCCGGGGCCGATCACCGAGGTCGACGGCTTGAAGAAGGCGAACGGGGCGTCGGGCACCTCGTTGCCCAGCTCCTTCGCGTGCTCCGCGTAGTTGCGGCCGAAGGCCACGACCTTGTTCGGGAGCACCGGCGGCAGCAGCCGGACCTTGCCGAGGGGGACCTTCGTACCGGAGAGCTCGAAGTCCGCGAACGGGATGCCCTTGATGATGTCGAGGACGAGCTCGTCCGGCTTGTCGCCCTCGACCGCGCCGAACGCGACGTTGCCGTCGATGGAGAACCTGGCGATGCGCACGGGATCCTTGCGCCCCTCACTGAGCTGGCTGGAGTCTGACGCCCCAGGCTAACGCGGAGAGGGGTCCGCGCCCCGCGCATATCGGTCGGCGCGGTGATCGGGCGGCGGCCGGCGTGCGTACTAGTCGGCGACGGAGGCCGCGACCGGGGCTTCCATGAGGATGGTGCGCCGCGGGTTGGCGGTCTGCGCGGGGAGGTCGACCGAGTGCTCCGGCTGCTCCAGCGCCTGCATCGCGTCGGCGTCCTCGAGGTGCGCCAGCGTGGTGCGTCGCGGGTTGGCTATGTTGCGGAACATCATCGTCGTCTTCACTGTTGCGTTCGACCTCGTCAGAGCGGGCGCCGGGCGGGCTCAAGAGCCCCCGTGTCGGCGCAGGTTGTCGGATTTGCCATCCCTGTAAAGCGCCAGGCTAAACATGCGATTCCCGGTAGAAGCCGTGAAGACCTCATGATCGGCGTGTGAGTTTGCTCACTCGGGGGATGCCAAACCGGTCAATTCAGGCCGCCAACCCCCTCCGGCGAAAAGGACATTACTCCATTGAACCCAACATTCCGCTCCTGATCATGGCGACTGGGACACCCCCCGCACCTCGCTGGATCGTAGGGATAAGACCGGAATGTACGAGATCACTTTCTACGTGTCGTGACCTTGCCCTCACAAGCTGTCACGGTGGTCACAGCCTGGTACATGGCCCTTGTTGGAGATCCTGCACTGTGCTGGAATTCCTCGAACCGCCGCGGGATCGAACCGGCGCGCAGGAGGCGCGACTCAGCGCCGAGTGGCGGCGGGGAGGGGGAGCAGCGCCGGTCACTCACGACCACACCAGGGGGCGCGTCTGCGCCCCTGAACGACGCCGACACCGTCCCGCCGTTTGCGCGGAGGGGCGCCTGGTCCAGAGGTTGCGACGCTAGTGCAGGGACGTTTCAAGAGGGATGGCAGCGCTTCGGCGGAGCCGGAGCCGCACGGCGGGACCGACCGCGGTTCCTCGCCCCAGCACGCCCAGAACCCGGGACAATCAGAGCTCGGCGGTGGTGAGCGCTCCGCGCGCCCCGGCGCCGCGGCTCCCGAGACCCCACCCGTGAAGCCGAAGGCCCCTCCGGGCCCCGGCTCCCGCGTGGCACTGCGCAACTGGCGCATCTCCACGCGCCTGGTGTCGCTGCTCGCGCTCCCCGTGGTCGCCGCGACCACACTGGGCGCGCTGCGCATCAACCAGTCCATGGACGACATCCAGCAGCTCGAGAACATGAAGCTGCTGACGGACATGACGAAGCAGGCGACCGAGCTGGCCGCCGCGCTCCAGAAGGAGCGCGACGGGTCGGCGGGTCCACTGGCGCACGGCGTCCCAGCCGGCGACTACCGGGTCAAGTCGGTCCGTGACTCCACGGACCGCGCCAAGGCGCAGTTCCTCTCCGGCACGCAGGAGATCGACGACGCCAGTGCGAGCGGACAGCTCTCCGGTGTCCGCGACAGCCTCGTCGCCATCGCGGGCGAGCTGAACAAGCTCGGCACCATCCGCAACGCGGCCTACAGCGACCCGAAGAACGCCTCGCAGACGGTCGACGGTTATCACCGCCTCATCACCGAGCTGATCAACCTCTCGCAGGACATGGCGGAGGCGACCAGCAACCCGGAGATGATCCAGCGCACCCGCGCCCTGTCGGCCTTCTCGTCGGCCAAGGAGTACGCCTCCATCCAGCGCGCGATCATCGCCGCCGCGCTGCCGACGAAGAACGACACCTTCGGCAAGATCTCCGAGAACGACCGGCTGTACGCGACCTCGGCCCAGGACAGTGAGGCCTCCGAGCGCACCAGCTTCGCGAGCATCTACGGAAGCGGCGCCGAAACTCTCACCGAGCCCATCGACCAGGCCAACCCGACCATCCAGGCGGCCGACCAGTACGCCAAGCGCGTGCTGGACTCGGCGGGCGGTCTGAGCACCCAGGACAAGAAGTCCTACGTCGACTGGATCGACGCCGACACCGCCAAGATCGACCAGATGGCGAAGATCGAGATCTCGCTGCTCGGCGAGATGACGCAGAAGTCCCGTGAGCTGAAGAACGCCTCCCAGCAGGAAGCGATCATCTCCGGTGCGCTGATCCTCCTCGTCCTCGGTGTCTCGCTCGTCGGCGCCTTCGTCGTGGCCCGGTCCATGATCCGCTCGCTGCGCCGCCTCCAGGACACCGCGACCAGGGTCGCCCAGGACCGGCTGCCCGAGCTGGTCAAGCAGCTCTCGGAGTCGGACCCGCAGGACGTCGACACCTCCGTCGAGTCGGTCGGTGTGCACTCCCGGGACGAGATCGGCAAGGTCGCCGCGGCCTTCGACGACGTGCACCGCGAGGCCGTCCGCCTCGCCGCCGAGCAGGCCCTCCTGCGAGGCAACGTCAACGCGA includes:
- a CDS encoding MerR family transcriptional regulator — translated: MRLAELSERSGVSTATIKYYLREGLLAPGRQVNATTADYDESQLRRLRLVRALIQVGRVPVATAREVLGHVDDESLGRTIRLGAALWALPQEPEPDDQDPAVRSARREVDQLLADLGWETARELAPLSPVHRSLVAAVATLIRLGYSWDAELLTPYAELMHQVAVRDLDHLETHTSDAERVETAVASAVLFEPVLRALHRLAQEQESARRYGIE
- a CDS encoding HAD family hydrolase, producing MTVRAVVWDVDDTLFDYTTADRAGMRAHLVAEGLLDGYASVEQALARWREITDRQWARFAAGESDWEGQRRDRVREFLGEPLGDARADAWFQRYLAHYEAGWALFPDVLPALDALAESHRHAVLSNSSVHNQERKLRVLGVRDRFEALLCAAELGVSKPAAEAFHAACRALGLPPGQVAYVGDHPEIDGRGAADAGLLSVWIDRDGTHTAVGGPPTGPHRIVSLAELPAVLRADTRFGAPSTFR
- a CDS encoding FlgD immunoglobulin-like domain containing protein; translated protein: MTRSRRLVGLALSGAVALTCAVRTVPAQAAPAADTPVATVQLNRATPPEVLFGWAGASGFRYTLPDTGSSTAHWADHPGYTPPAHAGPDDLATGTDVITTGGVGTVTQKHQSTGVSVTLTVPQGQTYKAAVGWSALTQDADGALHVLRAAGDGTTTDLPVTGLPSGAAPDGVFRTGGSVRRLAVGYTLDGVDSLGLIDLADGTFRSYVTGVTSTGPVRFNDRWLVAGNRVARIDAAPGTDPVPAPTYGDYKIQGVVGDQLMLADPSVVFSPDTYRLVGISLADGVRTTVIDRSSGSYTPTLDGGLLATAGPSSADWHVYRVTPTGTGATAAPVLDVEANRATIEGIMLAGGELLMYGNTTDQGGYDAVHGVQLDAAGRPAGPQTHRASLLNPSPCLAGDVACPQFEALGDGGFAYLSTGADGKESVHVTGRTPNTYATVATGSSGGRIGTGTGRYVLYNGGTPGAQKVADFPRGAGGETALDRTRTAAAVWGQRLWTPGSSLGSVVAYDLKSRKNPATVATGAPCTPSEIQAVDAWLYWSCGASGPAGVYDRATGRAITVPAGQARLADGYLVRENRTTHELLLTDFHAGSATTRTLAVLPATDRDTGGNTGRWTVDRFGGNVAHLTDRGQVALVTAGVPTSPLAQMEAQTDAAPGPTTAEPWQPVWQLSKPSAWTLQLISATGTVVRTLTGTSTAAAVRASWDGATTAGGRAPRGTYTWKLTAAPRDDEGPGLLLTGTTTVD
- the gltX gene encoding glutamate--tRNA ligase, producing the protein MANPNVRVRFCPSPTGNPHVGLVRTALFNWAFARHNEGTLVFRIEDTDAARDSEESYGQLLDAMRWLGFDWDEGPEIGGPHAPYRQSQRMDLYKDVAQKLLDAGHAYHCYCTTEELDARRDAARAAGKPSGYDGHCRDLSAEQKAAYEAEGRTSIVRFRMPDDTITFTDLVRGEITYLPENVPDYGIVRANGAPLYTLVNPVDDALMEITHVLRGEDLLSSTPRQIALYKALTELGIAKEIPAFGHLPYVMGEGNKKLSKRDPESSLNLYRERGFLPEGLLNYLSLLGWSLSADRDIFGIDEMVAAFEVTDVNPNPARFDLKKAESINGDHIRLLDVKDFTERCAPWLKAPFAPWAPEDFDEAKWQTIAPYAQSRLKVLSEITDNVDFLFLPEPAHDEASWTKAMKEGSDALLRTAREKLDTADWSSPEALKEAVLAAGEEHGLKLGKAQAPVRVAVTGRTVGLPLFESLQILGKETALARVDAALTRLAAK
- a CDS encoding fumarylacetoacetate hydrolase family protein translates to MRIARFSIDGNVAFGAVEGDKPDELVLDIIKGIPFADFELSGTKVPLGKVRLLPPVLPNKVVAFGRNYAEHAKELGNEVPDAPFAFFKPSTSVIGPGDDIRYPSFSNEVHHEAELAVVIGRMCREVPRERVKDVILGYTCANDVTARDVQKREKQWARAKGFDSSCPLGPWVETDLDLSAISEGITIQCTVNGQQRQLGRTSEMTHSVEDLIVNITEAMTLLPGDVILTGTPAGVGPLNVGDEVAVTIEGIGTLTNKVIKRG